A portion of the Candidatus Cloacimonadota bacterium genome contains these proteins:
- a CDS encoding metalloregulator ArsR/SmtB family transcription factor: protein MTDECLCKLISDKDIAEIKAALPHPDTIGKLAEFFKVFGDPSRLTLLHYLSRAELCVADLAALANMGQSAVSHQLKILRLSRLVKYRREGTVLYYSLDDDHIQSLFKVALDHVLEEA from the coding sequence ATGACTGATGAATGCTTATGCAAACTAATATCAGACAAGGATATAGCTGAGATTAAAGCAGCTCTGCCCCATCCGGACACAATAGGAAAACTAGCCGAATTCTTCAAGGTTTTTGGTGATCCCTCCCGTCTTACACTGCTGCATTATCTTTCAAGAGCAGAATTATGCGTAGCCGATCTAGCTGCTTTGGCAAATATGGGACAATCTGCAGTGTCTCATCAGCTGAAGATATTGCGTTTGAGTCGCTTGGTGAAGTACCGTCGTGAAGGCACTGTGTTGTACTATTCGCTGGACGACGATCACATCCAAAGTCTGTTTAAGGTAGCTCTGGACCACGTATTAGAGGAAGCATGA